From Lolium perenne isolate Kyuss_39 chromosome 5, Kyuss_2.0, whole genome shotgun sequence, a single genomic window includes:
- the LOC127301993 gene encoding probable E3 ubiquitin-protein ligase XERICO, translating into MGISSMPAPKESLLIYLLYHAVVSVAALAGLLRAALVFFGLPAPPPLLDDGEGADLLTPSGPTLAELFRARFRPARFGRRRGTGAAAASATPDCRVCLVRFEAEAVVHRLPCGHVFHGACLETWIDYDHATCPLCRSRLLPAAPPAPHGLAAWI; encoded by the coding sequence ATGGGCATCTCCAGCATGCCGGCGCCCAAGGAGAGCCTGCTGATCTACCTGCTCTACCACGCCGTCGTCTCCGTCGCCGCGCTCGCGGGCCTCCTCCGCGCCGCGCTCGTCTTCTTCGGCCTCCCCGCCCCGCCCCCGCTGCTGGACGACGGCGAGGGCGCCGACCTGCTCACCCCCtcgggtcccaccctggccgaGCTCTTCCGTGCCCGGTTCCGCCCCGCCCGCTTCGGCCGGAGGCGCGGCACCGGCGCCGCCGCGGCGTCGGCCACCCCGGACTGCCGCGTCTGCCTGGTCCGCTTCGAGGCGGAGGCCGTGGTGCACCGCCTCCCCTGCGGCCACGTCTTCCACGGCGCCTGCCTCGAGACCTGGATCGACTACGACCACGCCACCTGCCCGCTCTGCCGCTCCCGCCTCCTCCCCGCCGCCCCGCCGGCCCCCCACGGCCTGGCCGCCTGGATTTAG